One window of Quercus robur chromosome 5, dhQueRobu3.1, whole genome shotgun sequence genomic DNA carries:
- the LOC126727503 gene encoding UDP-glycosyltransferase 90A1-like isoform X1: MAAALSSVHHVVIFPHMAQGHTIPLLDISKALSNRGLKVTIITTPSNAPFISSRTNKHPNITLSIIPFPKVPDLPQGCENTADLPSMALFATFIETTKKMKQPFEDVLRNMIDDGCPPICVISDFFLGWTLESCHLFDIPRIVSHGMGVFAMVICKSPSLHVPSVKDLSLLDPIDFSELKFPFTLNKGDIPEVLLNGDHVRLVMELAEADVNSWGVIVNSFEEIEGEYVGALESNYFNEAKSYCVGPLLLYDQLDQELDASYIKWLDKYVESNESGSVIYVSFGTQTHLSNDQMDEIAFGLEMAGHPFIWVVRSKTWAPPDGWTKRVKEEGLVVYDWVEQRSILAHPSIGGFLSHCGWNSVLESLANGVPLLTWPMLDISEQALNAKLVTMGFGAGLVVPQRDVGGEKITTIDRGVICERVKELMGGAKGRKVKERAQELGRLAWHAVEKGGSRKKLDELIERLTNKNM, encoded by the coding sequence ATGGCCGCTGCTCTATCATCAGTACACCATGTAGTGATTTTTCCTCACATGGCTCAAGGCCACACCATTCCCTTACTAGACATATCAAAAGCCCTCTCAAACCGTGGCCTAAAAGTCACAATCATCACCACCCCATCAAATGCTCCATTCATCTCTTCCAGAACCAACAAGCACCCAAATATCACTTTGTCAATAATCCCATTTCCAAAAGTTCCAGACTTGCCACAAGGCTGTGAGAATACAGCTGACCTTCCTTCAATGGCTCTATTTGCTACCTTTATagaaaccacaaaaaaaatgaaacaaccTTTTGAGGATGTTCTTAGAAACATGATTGATGATGGGTGTCCTCCAATTTGTGTTATCTCTGACTTTTTCCTCGGTTGGACACTTGAGTCATGTCATTTATTTGATATTCCACGTATTGTCTCTCATGGAATGGGCGTGTTTGCTATGGTTATTTGCAAATCTCCTTCTTTGCATGTCCCAAGTGTTAAGGATTTGTCACTTTTGGATCCTATAGATTTTTCTGAGCTGAAATTTCCGTTCACTTTGAACAAAGGTGACATCCCTGAGGTACTTTTAAATGGTGATCATGTGCGTCTTGTAATGGAGCTTGCAGAAGCGGATGTGAATAGTTGGGGTGTAATTGTTAATAGCTTTGAAGAGATTGAAGGTGAATATGTTGGAGCACTTGAATCCAACTATTTCAATGAAGCCAAATCTTATTGTGTGGGACCACTTCTCCTCTATGATCAACTTGATCAAGAATTGGATGCTTCATACATCAAGTGGCTAGATAAGTACGTTGAATCTAATGAATCAGGCAGTGTGATTTATGTTTCATTTGGTACACAAACACATTTGTCAAATGATCAAATGGATGAGATTGCTTTTGGGTTGGAGATGGCAGGCCATCCTTTCATTTGGGTTGTGAGATCAAAGACTTGGGCTCCACCAGATGGATGGACTAAGAGAGTGAAAGAAGAAGGGTTGGTTGTGTATGATTGGGTGGAGCAACGAAGCATACTAGCACACCCTTCAATAGGTGGGTTTTTGAGTCATTGTGGTTGGAACTCAGTGTTGGAGAGCTTGGCAAATGGGGTTCCACTTTTGACTTGGCCTATGCTTGATATTAGTGAGCAAGCCTTGAATGCTAAACTTGTAACAATGGGATTTGGTGCTGGGTTAGTGGTCCCACAAAGAGATGTTGGAGGTGAGAAAATCACGACCATTGATAGGGGTGTGATTTGTGAGAGAGTGAAGGAGTTGATGGGTGGTGCAAAGGGGAGGAAGGTTAAGGAGAGGGCACAAGAATTGGGGCGATTGGCATGGCATGCTGTGGAGAAAGGTGGTTCTCGTAAGAAATTGGACGAGCTGATTGAGCGGCTCACCAATAAAAATATGTGA